A single Primulina eburnea isolate SZY01 chromosome 11, ASM2296580v1, whole genome shotgun sequence DNA region contains:
- the LOC140804980 gene encoding pectinesterase-like, protein MDLNRKTGKRSREKQSVMSCICIVLSFLSALQGVYPKRAFIVAQDGSGNFTTLSETISATPKYGSMITYIKIRVGIYHQNVFIPKEKINLHLLGDGMDRTKICGNRSTNMGFLTFEAATVRIVADGFVAKEITFENTAGVNMNQSVAVTNEGRYSAFYRCRFLSYQDTLYVRKNIRFFRECDIYGTVDFILGDARALFQNCNVYACRFRKGQSNTIKAQERKSDQYLSGIVMQNCTIVAAPDLRPRFNARTYLGRPRQNYSTTVIMQSFMDKLIDPRGWWEWPGHGLDTLFYAEYQNRGPGANTKNRVKWARTINYPGAKRFTARVFLKGEKWISSTGIPCYLDL, encoded by the exons ATGGACTTGAACAGGAAAACAGGTAAAAGAAGCAGGGAGAAACAATCAGTTATGAGTTGTATTTGTATTGTGTTATCCTTCCTCTCAGCTTTACAAGGTGTATACCCAAAACGGGCTTTCATAGTTGCCCAGGATGGTAGTGGAAACTTCACCACTCTCTCCGAGACAATATCAGCAACACCAAAATACGGGTCAATGATAACTTACATCAAGATAAGAGTAGGAATTTATCACCAGAACGTTTTCATTCCAAAGGAGAAGATCAACCTGCACTTACTAGGAGATGGAATGGACAGGACAAAGATATGCGGGAATAGAAGCACGAACATGGGCTTCTTAACTTTTGAAGCAGCAACAGTTA GAATCGTTGCTGATGGTTTTGTGGCCAAAGAAATTACCTTCGAGAACACGGCTGGGGTAAACATGAACCAGTCAGTGGCTGTAACAAACGAAGGTCGATATTCTGCTTTCTATAGATGCCGATTCCTGAGCTATCAAGATACATTATATGTCCGGAAGAACATCCGATTTTTCAGAGAGTGTGACATTTATGGGACAGTAGATTTCATACTTGGGGATGCAAGAGCACTCTTTCAAAATTGCAATGTTTATGCATGCAGATTTCGAAAAGGGCAGTCGAATACCATCAAGGCACAAGAAAGAAAATCAGACCAATACCTTTCAGGCATCGTGATGCAAAACTGCACGATTGTAGCTGCACCAGATCTGCGGCCGAGGTTCAACGCGAGGACCTATTTAGGCAGGCCCCGGCAGAACTACTCAACAACGGTGATAATGCAGAGTTTCATGGACAAACTAATTGATCCAAGAGGCTGGTGGGAGTGGCCAGGGCACGGATTGGACACACTATTTTATGCAGAATATCAAAACCGGGGGCCAGGGGCAAATACCAAGAACAGAGTAAAATGGGCGCGCACGATCAATTATCCAGGAGCGAAAAGATTCACGGCAAGGGTCTTCTTAAAAGGAGAAAAATGGATTAGTTCGACTGGAATACCTTGTTACCTTGATCTCTAA
- the LOC140804289 gene encoding uncharacterized protein, which yields MRLELVPASVECSLHALQACAPLVPVPLFSSTNLKRDGRDRTVPFTALTHPFVFKTPLNSQALYKKVCRDPIIQCSFSGFDKMRDEESSRHVEGLAKSFGLSESEGHMDRFPRAIPKTKGDQDSFLNSRFDFLEPMMLGIRPEVPDWPDRETAIRATIEQKAKCFDIPLSLRMIKKKIQCNGGFKDFTECKDSDYCSVKAAFSSTVFILVELQSYALHMRGSPCHEDLDFAIRKVQKEMHSSFAWLFEQVFSKTPSLMIYVMILVANFGTFSASQTRILPSGAFEYDEEIDLSVSSIAQLGQGIVDGSEATKMQEFEREVLDHENIQSFVSPVSVEVESDGYEVYHRTDLLYQMNLSREPNNPLLLCNYGQFLQLVTRDYDRAEECYKRAVQVMPTDAEALSLYANFLWMVRRDLWEAEERFLQALAAEPDNSYHASRYANFLWSTGGEETCYPVSDLPNSNL from the exons ATGAGGCTTGAACTTGTGCCGGCTAGCGTGGAATGTTCACTTCATGCCCTTCAAGCGTGTGCTCCTTTGGTCCCAGTTCCTCTTTTTTCCTCTACAAACTTGAAAAGGGATGGACGGGATCGAACAGTCCCCTTCACTGCTCTTACCCATCCATTTGTGTTTAAAACTCCCCTGAACTCTCAAGCTTTGTACAAGAAAGTTTGCAGAGATCCTATCATTCAATGTTCTTTTTCGGGTTTTGACAAAATGCGTGATGAGGAATCGTCCCGTCATgtcgaaggattagccaaaagTTTCGGCTTATCAGAGAGTGAAGGACATATGGACAGATTCCCTCGCGCAATACCCAAGACAAAAGGCGACCAAGATTCATTCTTGAATTCGCGATTTGATTTCTTGGAACCCATGATGCTTGGGATCAGGCCAGAAGTCCCAGATTGGCCAGATCGCGAGACTGCTATTCGAGCAACTATTGAACAAAAAGCCAAGTGTTTTGATATCCCGCTGTCTTTGAGGATGATAAAGAAGAAAATACAATGTAACGGgggttttaaagattttactgAATGTAAAGATTCCGATTATTGCTCGGTGAAGGCAGCTTTTTCTTCTACGGTTTTCATCTTAGTCGAACTTCAGAGCTATGCCTTACACATGAGAGGATCTCCGTGCCATGAAGATCTAGATTTTGCTATCCGTAAAGTTCAGAAAGAAATGCATTCATCATTTGCATGGCTGTTTGAACAAGTCTTTTCAAAGACACCGTCTTTGATGATCTATGTTATGATCCTTGTAGCAAATTTTGGCACTTTTTCCGCTTCTCAAACAAGGATTTTGCCATCGGGAGCATTCGAGTATGATGAGGAGATTGACTTATCAGTGTCATCAATCGCTCAACTTGGTCAAGGAATTGTCGATGGAAGCGAAGCAACAAAAATGCAAGAATTTGAGAGAGAGGTTCTCGATCACGAAAATATCCAAAGCTTTGTCTCACCAGTGTCAGTGGAGGTGGAGTCCGATGGCTATGAAGTATATCATAGGACTGATCTTCTATACCAGATGAACTTGTCTCGTGAACCTAACAACCCTCTTTTACTCTGCAATTATGGGCAGTTCTTGCAGCTTGTTACTCGTGATTACGACAG GGCGGAGGAATGTTACAAGCGGGCGGTACAAGTAATGCCAACGGATGCAGAGGCCCTGAGCCTGTATGCGAACTTCTTGTGGATGGTGCGAAGGGATTTGTGGGAAGCGGAAGAGAGGTTTTTACAAGCCTTGGCTGCTGAGCCTGATAACTCTTATCACGCCTCGAGATATGCTAATTTCTTGTGGAGTACTGGTGGTGAAGAAACCTGTTATCCTGTTAGCGATTTACCTAACTCAAACTTGTAG